Proteins found in one Nocardia brasiliensis ATCC 700358 genomic segment:
- a CDS encoding TetR/AcrR family transcriptional regulator: MASRREAILRASAKAIAERGVRGLRVHDVAEVAGVSPGLLYYYFKDRDGLLAAALTYINDRARESGTASEGSDSPLDRLHAHALADIQDEPEVFENALVWHELRASAVFETPLRAPLATTSRQWDAEIADAIRLAQAAGDVPQSVDPKAMGLIVTALTDGLSARWLCGELSTEEARSHLSIALKALLPATNRASADQG, encoded by the coding sequence ATGGCGAGCCGACGCGAAGCGATCCTGCGGGCGAGTGCCAAGGCGATCGCCGAGCGGGGTGTGCGCGGGCTGCGCGTGCACGATGTCGCCGAGGTCGCGGGCGTCTCACCCGGCCTGCTCTACTACTACTTCAAGGACCGGGACGGCCTGCTCGCCGCCGCGCTGACCTATATCAACGACCGTGCCCGCGAATCCGGTACCGCCAGTGAGGGATCGGATTCCCCGCTGGACCGGCTGCACGCGCACGCGCTCGCCGATATCCAGGACGAGCCCGAGGTGTTCGAGAACGCGTTGGTCTGGCACGAATTACGGGCGTCGGCGGTCTTCGAGACGCCGCTGCGGGCACCGCTCGCGACGACCTCGCGGCAGTGGGACGCCGAGATCGCCGACGCGATCCGGTTGGCACAGGCGGCGGGAGACGTGCCGCAGTCCGTGGATCCGAAAGCCATGGGCCTCATCGTCACCGCGCTGACCGACGGCCTGTCCGCACGCTGGCTCTGCGGCGAACTCAGCACCGAGGAGGCGCGCTCGCACCTGTCGATCGCGCTGAAAGCCCTGCTCCCCGCGACGAATCGCGCGTCCGCGGACCAGGGATGA
- a CDS encoding agmatine deiminase family protein, translating into MSWVMPSETAPQERIWMAFPPLGASVFATAESAHEAREAWARVAHEILEFEPVTMVVDPRDRQAARKYLSDMVDVLEAPLDDAWMRDIGPSFVLDADSGRLGAVDWTFNGWGRQEWANWARDSEIGATVARAAGAETVGSKLVNEGGGIQVDGLGTVLVTETVQLDPMRNPGLDKAAVEAELARTIGARHVIWLPRGLTRDNEQHGTRGHVDIVAAIPAPGTLLVHAQRDAAHPDWAVTRELLALLPDTTDAGGRAWEIVELPAPRVLRDREGWVDYSYINHLVVNDGVIACGFGDPNDGVAQGILAEMYPGRQVRTVDAREFFARGGGIHCITQQQPRVLD; encoded by the coding sequence ATGAGCTGGGTGATGCCGTCGGAAACAGCACCGCAGGAACGGATCTGGATGGCCTTTCCGCCGCTGGGCGCGAGCGTGTTCGCCACGGCGGAATCCGCGCACGAGGCGCGCGAAGCCTGGGCGCGGGTGGCGCACGAGATTCTCGAGTTCGAGCCCGTCACGATGGTCGTCGACCCGCGTGATCGGCAGGCGGCTCGAAAGTATCTGTCGGACATGGTCGATGTGCTCGAAGCGCCGCTCGACGACGCCTGGATGCGCGATATCGGCCCGTCCTTCGTGCTCGACGCGGACAGTGGCAGGCTCGGCGCCGTCGACTGGACGTTCAACGGCTGGGGCAGGCAGGAGTGGGCGAATTGGGCCCGTGACAGCGAGATCGGTGCGACTGTCGCCCGCGCGGCCGGTGCCGAAACGGTCGGCTCGAAACTGGTCAACGAGGGCGGCGGCATCCAGGTCGACGGGCTCGGGACCGTACTGGTCACCGAGACAGTGCAACTCGATCCGATGCGTAATCCCGGGCTCGACAAGGCCGCGGTCGAAGCCGAATTGGCGCGCACCATCGGCGCGCGGCACGTCATCTGGTTGCCGCGCGGACTGACCAGAGACAACGAACAGCACGGCACCCGCGGGCACGTCGATATCGTCGCCGCGATTCCGGCGCCGGGAACCCTGCTGGTGCACGCCCAGCGCGACGCCGCGCACCCGGACTGGGCGGTGACCCGCGAGCTGCTGGCACTGCTGCCGGACACCACCGATGCCGGTGGCCGGGCGTGGGAGATCGTCGAACTCCCTGCCCCGCGGGTGCTCCGGGACCGCGAGGGCTGGGTGGATTACAGCTATATCAACCACCTCGTCGTCAACGACGGCGTAATCGCCTGCGGCTTCGGCGATCCCAACGACGGCGTGGCCCAGGGCATCCTCGCCGAGATGTATCCGGGCCGGCAGGTGCGCACGGTCGATGCCCGGGAGTTCTTCGCCCGCGGCGGCGGTATCCACTGCATCACCCAGCAGCAGCCGAGGGTGCTCGACTGA
- a CDS encoding nitrilase-related carbon-nitrogen hydrolase, with protein sequence MTEQTFVVTTAPTPPVSPARAAPGDRTPLRVGLVQHQWVPDAEALRATLYEGIGLAAAEGARAVFLPELTLSRYPADVRAAANPGAAAEDLRTGPTFTFAAAAARAHGVAVHASLYEKVTGPDGLGYNTAILVSPAGELIGRTRKLHIPISDGYYEDTYFRPGPAEEAYPIYRPAALDGAAIGLPTCWDQWFPEVARMYSLGGAEILVYPTAIGSEPSFPGFDTQPLWQQVIVGNAITAATFMIVPNRFGDEGGVTFYGSSFIADPYGRVLAQAPRDRAAVLVADLDLDQRKDWLGLFPFLTTRRPDTYDRLTEPVDRDHAFGADQVRSRAS encoded by the coding sequence ATGACCGAGCAGACCTTCGTGGTGACCACCGCACCGACACCGCCGGTGTCACCCGCGCGCGCCGCGCCGGGCGACCGGACGCCGCTACGCGTCGGACTGGTTCAGCACCAATGGGTTCCGGATGCCGAAGCGTTGCGCGCCACGCTGTACGAGGGCATCGGCCTGGCCGCCGCCGAGGGGGCGCGTGCGGTGTTCCTCCCGGAACTGACGCTGTCCCGCTATCCCGCCGACGTGCGAGCGGCGGCGAATCCGGGTGCGGCGGCCGAGGACCTGCGGACCGGGCCGACGTTCACCTTCGCCGCCGCCGCAGCCCGTGCGCACGGCGTCGCGGTGCACGCCTCCTTATACGAAAAAGTCACCGGCCCAGATGGTCTCGGCTACAACACCGCCATACTGGTGTCGCCCGCGGGGGAACTCATCGGCCGGACCCGCAAGTTGCACATCCCGATCAGCGACGGCTACTACGAAGACACCTACTTCCGGCCGGGCCCCGCCGAGGAGGCCTATCCGATCTATCGACCCGCCGCGCTGGACGGTGCCGCCATCGGCCTGCCGACCTGCTGGGACCAGTGGTTTCCCGAGGTCGCCCGGATGTATTCGCTCGGTGGCGCGGAAATCCTGGTGTACCCCACGGCGATCGGGTCCGAGCCGTCGTTCCCGGGCTTCGACACCCAGCCGCTGTGGCAGCAGGTCATCGTCGGAAACGCCATCACTGCGGCCACTTTCATGATCGTGCCGAATCGGTTCGGTGACGAGGGCGGTGTCACCTTCTACGGATCTTCGTTCATCGCCGACCCGTACGGGCGGGTGCTCGCGCAGGCGCCGCGGGATCGCGCCGCCGTGCTGGTCGCCGACCTGGATCTGGATCAGCGCAAGGACTGGCTCGGTCTGTTCCCGTTCCTCACCACGCGACGGCCCGATACCTACGACCGGCTCACCGAGCCGGTCGATCGGGACCACGCCTTCGGCGCGGATCAGGTCCGGAGCCGGGCGTCATGA
- a CDS encoding purine-cytosine permease family protein — protein sequence MKEHVDPTSDRVGRIEQAGVEYLPEAARDSSPWNVAAVFLGSGFTWTAVIYGWVAIQLGLSFWQALPALLVGGLIGAVVVLPTALIGPRTGTNMTVASGAEFGIRGRFIGSGLALATAVVFGAITVWTSGDALVAAGARLLGTPDAGWVRGLAYGVIGAAMVAIALFGHATIVAAQKVIVPVVGLLMLAGVFAFAGRFDADAAPGEYALGGFVQTWVVAVVISASGPISYATTIGDYTRRVSHRRHSDRRIAGALGLGLYFGGIIPATFGAFTASTLTINTGSYTTDLVAAAPLWFTFAIVVISILGGLGQGVLCIYGSGLDLEGVFPRLLRVQTTMMTAVLVVVLLYVGVFVFDAVDSVSAVAVILNAVVTPWAVIMVIGALRRRVPGYDVVDLQSFAQGRTGGRYWYTGGWHLGAVVAWAAGAIVGVLAIHTTVYTGPIASIADGIDISMIGSGAVAAAVYLVALRIRTTSAASVPLARAVSELNEA from the coding sequence ATGAAAGAGCATGTGGACCCGACCAGTGATCGGGTCGGCCGGATCGAACAAGCAGGCGTCGAATATCTTCCGGAGGCGGCCCGGGATTCGTCGCCGTGGAATGTGGCCGCGGTATTCCTGGGCAGCGGATTCACCTGGACCGCGGTGATCTACGGGTGGGTGGCGATTCAACTCGGACTGTCGTTCTGGCAGGCGCTGCCCGCGCTCCTCGTCGGCGGGCTGATCGGCGCCGTGGTCGTGCTGCCGACCGCGCTGATCGGCCCGCGCACCGGCACCAACATGACCGTCGCGAGCGGTGCCGAGTTCGGTATTCGCGGGCGCTTCATCGGTTCCGGGCTGGCCTTGGCGACCGCCGTCGTCTTCGGCGCGATCACCGTGTGGACCAGCGGTGACGCCCTCGTCGCGGCCGGCGCGCGGTTGCTCGGGACGCCCGACGCCGGGTGGGTGCGCGGCCTCGCCTACGGCGTGATCGGCGCCGCGATGGTCGCGATCGCCCTCTTCGGGCACGCCACAATCGTTGCGGCACAGAAGGTTATCGTGCCGGTGGTCGGGCTGCTGATGCTCGCGGGGGTCTTCGCCTTCGCGGGCCGGTTCGATGCGGACGCGGCGCCGGGGGAGTACGCGCTCGGCGGATTCGTGCAGACCTGGGTGGTGGCCGTGGTGATCTCCGCGTCCGGGCCGATCTCGTATGCGACCACCATCGGCGACTACACCCGCCGGGTATCGCATCGACGGCACAGCGACCGCCGCATCGCGGGAGCGCTCGGTCTCGGCCTGTACTTCGGCGGCATCATTCCGGCGACGTTCGGTGCGTTCACCGCATCGACCCTCACGATCAACACCGGCTCCTACACCACCGACCTGGTCGCCGCGGCACCGCTGTGGTTCACCTTCGCGATCGTGGTGATCTCGATCCTCGGCGGTTTGGGCCAGGGCGTGCTGTGCATCTACGGGAGCGGCCTGGACCTGGAGGGGGTGTTCCCGCGATTGCTGCGCGTGCAGACCACGATGATGACCGCGGTCCTGGTCGTCGTGTTGCTCTACGTCGGCGTCTTCGTCTTCGACGCGGTGGATTCGGTGAGCGCGGTCGCGGTCATCCTGAACGCCGTGGTCACGCCGTGGGCGGTGATCATGGTGATCGGTGCGCTGCGCCGGCGCGTGCCCGGCTATGACGTCGTGGATCTGCAAAGCTTCGCGCAGGGGCGCACCGGCGGTCGATACTGGTACACCGGCGGCTGGCATCTCGGCGCGGTGGTGGCGTGGGCCGCGGGCGCGATCGTCGGCGTGCTGGCGATCCACACCACGGTGTACACGGGTCCGATCGCTTCGATAGCGGACGGAATCGACATCAGCATGATCGGTTCCGGAGCGGTCGCCGCGGCGGTCTACCTTGTCGCCCTGCGTATTCGGACCACCTCGGCCGCGTCGGTGCCGCTGGCACGGGCGGTGTCCGAGCTCAACGAGGCATGA
- a CDS encoding amidohydrolase gives MTNTGEYADLILLAERVHTLDPARPHAQAVAMKGERIIGVGGPADVRDWRGARTEVIDLGAATITPGLVDGHAHPLVGADMTNGVDLSSVSNVDELISALSAEGVAPVDGWIRGWGLDPNVFADQPITFEPLLRAVAETIPVYLDLNDAHSALVNPAALRAAGVTGHREFDQGARIVCDSDGRPTGHLLEPAAMDLVLDVAPVAPMRVRRGRVAEVLRGMAATGLTAANVMDFDGDSEELITGLSAELELPVQLRFAPRCHPGTGRAGLEHIVDLQRRGGRRWQVDGVKFVIDGTIDGGMAWLDEPDSHGESTVPFWPDPAQYREAVHYLAARGVPTVTHAIGDAGVRYALETLATAALPPSGVRHRIEHIETIPTELVAKFREYGVVASMQPTHCSHFTRADHTDNWSSRLGDERASRGFRTRDLRDSGATVALGSDWPIGPYDARAILADAQLRRPAGRSEVEPVSPTQSLTAAMALEGYTSHAARAAGREGTAGRVAIGCAADLTVFALDPLVVPPDELAGAPIAATVVAGAVVHRAEIA, from the coding sequence ATGACGAACACCGGCGAATACGCCGATCTGATCCTGCTCGCAGAACGGGTGCACACGCTCGATCCGGCGCGGCCGCACGCACAGGCGGTCGCGATGAAGGGCGAGCGCATCATCGGCGTCGGCGGCCCGGCCGATGTCCGGGACTGGCGCGGTGCGCGCACCGAGGTCATCGACCTCGGCGCGGCGACGATCACCCCTGGTCTGGTGGACGGACACGCCCATCCGCTGGTCGGCGCGGATATGACCAACGGTGTCGACCTGTCGTCGGTGTCGAACGTAGACGAGCTGATCTCGGCACTGAGCGCCGAGGGCGTCGCGCCGGTCGACGGATGGATTCGCGGTTGGGGCCTGGACCCGAATGTTTTTGCGGACCAGCCGATTACGTTCGAACCACTGCTGCGGGCCGTCGCCGAGACGATCCCGGTGTACCTCGACTTGAACGACGCGCATTCGGCGCTGGTGAACCCGGCGGCGCTGCGGGCGGCGGGTGTGACCGGCCACCGCGAATTCGATCAGGGTGCGCGCATCGTCTGCGACAGCGACGGCCGGCCGACCGGGCATCTGCTCGAACCGGCGGCGATGGACCTGGTGCTCGACGTCGCCCCGGTGGCGCCGATGCGCGTGCGCCGTGGTCGCGTCGCCGAGGTGCTGCGGGGGATGGCCGCGACCGGACTCACCGCCGCGAATGTGATGGACTTCGACGGTGACAGCGAGGAATTGATCACCGGCCTGTCCGCGGAACTCGAGCTGCCCGTCCAGTTGCGGTTCGCGCCACGCTGCCACCCGGGTACCGGACGCGCCGGACTCGAGCACATCGTCGACCTGCAGCGCCGCGGTGGCCGCCGGTGGCAGGTCGACGGAGTCAAGTTCGTCATCGACGGAACGATCGACGGCGGTATGGCGTGGCTCGACGAACCCGACAGCCATGGCGAATCGACGGTGCCGTTCTGGCCGGACCCGGCGCAGTATCGAGAAGCCGTGCACTACTTGGCCGCTCGTGGAGTGCCGACCGTCACCCACGCGATCGGCGACGCCGGCGTCCGGTATGCGCTGGAGACGCTCGCCACCGCGGCGTTGCCGCCATCCGGCGTGCGGCATCGCATCGAGCACATCGAAACCATCCCGACCGAACTCGTCGCGAAATTCCGGGAGTACGGTGTGGTCGCGAGCATGCAGCCGACGCACTGTAGTCACTTCACGCGTGCCGATCACACCGACAACTGGTCGTCGCGATTGGGTGACGAGCGTGCGAGCCGTGGGTTTCGCACTCGCGATCTGCGTGATTCCGGTGCGACGGTCGCCTTGGGCTCCGACTGGCCGATCGGCCCCTACGACGCCCGCGCCATTTTGGCCGACGCGCAATTGCGCCGTCCGGCAGGGCGTTCGGAGGTCGAACCGGTGTCGCCGACGCAATCGCTCACCGCGGCAATGGCATTGGAGGGCTACACCTCGCATGCCGCACGCGCGGCGGGACGGGAAGGCACGGCCGGGCGAGTGGCGATCGGGTGCGCGGCCGATCTCACGGTGTTCGCGCTCGATCCGCTGGTTGTCCCGCCCGATGAATTGGCCGGTGCGCCGATCGCTGCGACGGTCGTCGCCGGAGCCGTGGTGCACCGCGCCGAAATCGCTTGA
- a CDS encoding aspartate aminotransferase family protein produces MTAITDPSTVGSSDSARVVRDHLWMHFTQQSEDTDAETPVIVRGEGAYIWDADGKRYLDGLAGLFAVQVGHGRAELAEAAARQTRELAYFPLWGYAHPTALELAERLAVAAPGDLNRVFFTVSGGESVETAWKLARQYFKLVGKPTKHKVISRSMAYHGTSMGALSITGIPGAKADFEPLVPSTVRVPNTNFFRATEHADDYDAYGRWAADRIEEAILFEGPETVAAVFLEPVQNTGGCFVPPPGYFQRVREICDRHDVLLVSDEVICAFGRLGYDFGAKRFGYQPDILTTAKGLTSGYAALGAVLVSDRVAEPFRHGATFMHGSTYGGHPVACAVALANLDLIERDGIYEHVLANESRFKSTLDKLTDLPIVGEVRGAGYFYAVELVKDRNTKERFTDEEATRILKGYVSKSLFEAGLHCRADDRAEPVIQLAPPLICEQAQFDEMEQILRETLTGAWSLL; encoded by the coding sequence ATGACCGCTATCACCGATCCGTCCACCGTGGGCTCCAGCGACTCGGCCCGCGTCGTCCGTGACCATCTCTGGATGCACTTCACCCAGCAATCCGAGGACACCGACGCCGAGACGCCGGTGATCGTGCGCGGTGAAGGGGCCTACATCTGGGACGCCGACGGCAAGCGCTACCTCGACGGTCTCGCCGGCCTGTTCGCGGTGCAGGTCGGCCACGGCAGGGCCGAACTCGCCGAGGCCGCGGCCCGGCAGACCCGGGAACTGGCCTACTTCCCGCTGTGGGGATACGCGCATCCGACCGCGCTCGAACTCGCCGAGCGCCTGGCCGTGGCGGCCCCGGGCGACCTGAACCGGGTGTTCTTCACCGTCAGCGGCGGCGAATCCGTGGAAACCGCATGGAAACTCGCGCGGCAGTACTTCAAGCTCGTCGGCAAGCCGACCAAGCACAAGGTGATCAGTCGTTCGATGGCTTACCACGGCACCTCGATGGGTGCCCTGTCGATCACCGGAATCCCCGGCGCGAAAGCGGATTTCGAGCCGCTGGTGCCCAGCACCGTGCGGGTGCCGAACACCAACTTCTTCCGCGCCACCGAACACGCCGACGACTACGACGCGTACGGCCGCTGGGCCGCCGACCGCATCGAAGAGGCGATCCTGTTCGAAGGCCCCGAGACCGTCGCCGCGGTGTTCCTCGAACCGGTGCAGAACACCGGTGGCTGCTTCGTCCCGCCGCCCGGCTACTTCCAGCGGGTCCGGGAGATCTGTGACCGGCACGACGTGCTGCTCGTCTCCGACGAGGTGATCTGCGCGTTCGGCCGCCTCGGATACGATTTCGGCGCAAAGCGTTTCGGCTATCAGCCGGATATCCTCACCACCGCCAAGGGACTCACCTCCGGGTACGCCGCACTCGGTGCGGTGCTGGTCAGCGATCGGGTGGCCGAACCGTTCCGGCACGGCGCCACGTTCATGCACGGCTCGACCTACGGCGGCCACCCGGTCGCCTGCGCCGTCGCCCTCGCCAACCTCGACCTCATCGAGCGCGACGGCATCTACGAGCATGTGCTGGCCAACGAATCCCGGTTCAAGTCGACCCTCGACAAGCTCACCGATCTGCCCATTGTCGGCGAGGTGCGCGGCGCGGGGTACTTCTATGCGGTGGAGCTGGTCAAGGATCGAAATACCAAGGAGCGCTTCACCGATGAAGAAGCGACCCGCATCCTCAAGGGCTACGTGTCGAAGTCGCTGTTCGAAGCGGGCCTGCACTGCCGCGCCGACGATCGGGCCGAGCCGGTCATCCAGCTGGCTCCGCCGCTGATCTGCGAGCAGGCCCAGTTCGACGAGATGGAACAGATCCTGCGCGAAACCCTCACCGGCGCATGGTCATTGCTCTGA
- a CDS encoding Lrp/AsnC family transcriptional regulator — MSGCSGRMPGVSDQESSRTAPVLDDTSKKIIAQLQEDGRRAYATIGKAVGLSEAAVRQRVQKLSDAGVIQIVAVSDPLQVGLFRQAMVAITVDGALQPVSDALTAMDEISYVVECAGRYDVLCEAVCADDEALHDLVSNRLRTLPGVRHAEIMIYLKLRKQTYQWGTR; from the coding sequence GTGTCCGGGTGTTCGGGCAGGATGCCGGGCGTGAGCGACCAAGAATCGAGCCGGACGGCGCCGGTGCTGGATGACACCTCGAAGAAGATCATCGCCCAGTTGCAGGAGGACGGGCGGCGCGCCTACGCGACGATCGGCAAGGCCGTCGGGCTGTCCGAGGCCGCGGTGCGGCAGCGAGTGCAGAAGCTGTCCGACGCCGGGGTCATCCAGATCGTCGCGGTCTCGGATCCGTTGCAAGTCGGACTGTTTCGGCAGGCGATGGTCGCGATCACCGTGGACGGGGCGCTGCAACCGGTATCCGACGCGCTCACCGCGATGGACGAGATCAGCTATGTGGTCGAATGCGCGGGCCGCTACGACGTGCTGTGCGAGGCGGTCTGTGCCGACGACGAGGCGCTGCACGACCTGGTGTCGAACCGGCTGCGCACACTGCCCGGTGTCCGGCACGCCGAGATCATGATCTACCTCAAGCTGCGCAAACAGACTTACCAGTGGGGGACCCGCTGA
- a CDS encoding PucR family transcriptional regulator, translating into MAVPISWVLSQADLALRLRGGAGGVGREVDLVLTTELEDPFPWLSRGELVLTTGMRLPRTSRERAAYLRAFDDCGVAAVGFGTGLTYAEVPADLIAAADAIGIPLIEVPLPTPFAAVVKKVSARVAELQYDALLRASRAQPRMTKALLKSGARAIVRELAGSLAATVLIVDAAGTVTECHPEAPSDALLRAVRAALAADPATAASSVRTDTSGASITHQRIGVDRRSFGELVVVSPAPLSGVDQILLGHANSLLALDFAKPVRLQAAQQQLNSQALALALSAEADLAPAWAQLLPAADTHGRIRVLVAECDSAATTSDVREVVAAALHAAGNPVFLHAADQRVSVLLPGTEGVSFARRLALEIGSSARKLTRIGLSGGHRLRDLGAAAANATRAASVAERGSAPVEFDAMTGRSLLAFDATRQVLDAMADTVLTPLVEHDRSNGTDLLNALHAFLEANGQWESAAATLGVHRHTLRKRIAFVEDLLACDLDNARVRAELLLAILVRRS; encoded by the coding sequence ATGGCTGTACCGATTAGCTGGGTGTTGTCCCAAGCGGATCTCGCACTCCGGCTCCGGGGCGGTGCCGGTGGTGTCGGTCGCGAGGTGGATCTCGTGCTCACCACCGAACTGGAAGATCCCTTCCCCTGGCTCTCCCGCGGCGAACTGGTGCTCACCACCGGTATGCGGTTGCCACGCACCAGCCGGGAGCGCGCGGCCTACCTGCGCGCCTTCGACGACTGCGGCGTGGCGGCGGTGGGTTTCGGCACCGGCCTCACCTACGCCGAAGTGCCCGCGGATCTGATCGCCGCCGCCGATGCCATCGGTATCCCGCTGATCGAGGTGCCGTTGCCGACGCCGTTCGCGGCCGTGGTCAAGAAGGTGTCGGCGCGCGTCGCCGAACTCCAGTACGACGCGCTGCTGCGGGCCTCGCGCGCACAACCGCGAATGACCAAGGCGCTGCTCAAATCGGGCGCGCGGGCGATCGTCCGGGAACTGGCCGGCTCGCTGGCTGCCACGGTGCTGATCGTCGACGCGGCGGGCACGGTCACCGAATGTCACCCGGAGGCGCCGTCGGACGCGCTGCTGCGCGCGGTCCGAGCCGCCCTCGCCGCCGATCCGGCCACCGCGGCCAGCAGTGTCCGGACCGATACCTCCGGAGCCTCGATCACGCACCAGCGGATCGGTGTCGACCGCCGCTCGTTCGGCGAACTGGTGGTGGTCAGCCCGGCGCCGCTGAGCGGCGTGGATCAGATTCTGCTCGGGCACGCGAACTCGTTGCTGGCGTTGGATTTCGCGAAACCGGTTCGGTTGCAGGCGGCGCAGCAGCAGCTCAACAGTCAGGCGCTCGCTTTGGCGCTGAGTGCGGAAGCCGATCTGGCGCCCGCGTGGGCGCAGCTGCTGCCCGCCGCCGACACGCACGGCCGGATTCGCGTGCTCGTCGCCGAATGCGATTCGGCCGCAACGACGTCCGACGTTCGTGAGGTCGTGGCGGCGGCACTGCACGCCGCCGGGAACCCGGTGTTCCTGCATGCCGCGGACCAGCGGGTATCGGTGCTGCTGCCCGGCACCGAGGGGGTCTCGTTCGCGCGCCGCCTCGCGCTCGAAATCGGCTCCTCGGCACGGAAACTCACCCGTATCGGGTTGAGCGGCGGACATCGGCTGCGTGATCTCGGTGCGGCGGCCGCCAACGCGACCCGGGCGGCTTCGGTGGCCGAACGTGGCAGCGCCCCGGTGGAATTCGACGCGATGACCGGTCGCTCGTTGCTGGCGTTCGACGCCACCAGACAGGTGCTCGACGCGATGGCCGACACCGTGCTCACCCCGCTCGTCGAGCACGACCGGAGCAACGGCACCGACCTGCTGAACGCCCTGCACGCCTTTCTGGAAGCGAACGGGCAGTGGGAGTCGGCCGCGGCGACGCTCGGCGTGCACCGCCACACGCTGCGTAAGCGCATCGCCTTCGTCGAGGACCTGCTCGCCTGCGACCTCGACAACGCCAGGGTGCGCGCGGAGTTGTTGCTCGCCATCCTGGTGCGCCGCTCGTAG
- a CDS encoding gamma-aminobutyraldehyde dehydrogenase, translated as MSLPVLENFIDGEFVASGAAATLDLVNPVDETVVGRAPISNRADIDAAMAAAARAFESWGRTTPSARQSALLKLADAIEAHSGELVEAQCRNTGQPKAVIAAEEVAVSADQIRFFAGAARMLEGRPAGEYMAGFTSYVRREPIGVVGQVTPWNYPFMMAIWKIGPALAAGNTIVLKPSDTTPESTLVLARLTKGILPNGVFNVVLGDASTGTELVSHPTPGLVSITGSVRAGIAVAGSAAQQLKRAHLELGGKAPAVVFGDVDIDRAASGIAEAAFFNAGQDCTAATRVLVHESIHDQLVDALVRKAETLKPGLPEDPDTFYGPLNNARHFAAVLGKLAALPPHVKVVTGGHRLGEKGFFVEPTIVTQVRQHDDIVQDETFGPVLTVQPFRDEAQAIEYANGVRYGLAASVWTKDHATVERCTRALDFGAVWVNCHIPLVAEMPHGGFKYSGYGKDLSAYSVEEYTRVKHVMSAHD; from the coding sequence ATGTCATTGCCGGTACTCGAGAACTTTATCGACGGCGAATTCGTGGCTTCCGGCGCCGCCGCAACACTCGATCTGGTGAATCCGGTGGACGAGACCGTGGTGGGCCGGGCACCGATCTCGAACCGCGCGGACATCGATGCCGCCATGGCCGCGGCCGCCAGGGCATTCGAATCCTGGGGCCGGACAACGCCGAGTGCGCGCCAGTCCGCGCTGCTGAAGCTGGCCGACGCCATCGAGGCGCACTCCGGCGAACTGGTCGAGGCGCAATGCCGCAACACCGGACAGCCGAAAGCGGTGATCGCCGCCGAAGAGGTCGCGGTCAGCGCCGATCAGATCCGGTTCTTCGCGGGCGCGGCCCGCATGCTGGAGGGCCGCCCCGCCGGCGAGTACATGGCGGGGTTCACCTCTTACGTCCGGCGTGAGCCGATCGGCGTGGTCGGGCAGGTGACGCCCTGGAATTACCCGTTCATGATGGCGATCTGGAAGATCGGCCCCGCGCTGGCCGCGGGCAACACGATCGTGCTCAAGCCGAGCGACACCACACCGGAGAGCACGCTGGTGCTGGCCCGCCTGACGAAAGGCATTCTGCCGAACGGGGTTTTCAACGTCGTACTCGGCGACGCGAGCACCGGCACCGAGCTGGTGAGCCATCCGACTCCGGGGTTGGTGTCGATCACCGGCTCGGTGCGCGCGGGTATCGCGGTGGCCGGATCGGCCGCGCAGCAACTCAAGCGCGCCCACCTCGAGCTCGGCGGCAAAGCACCCGCCGTGGTCTTCGGTGACGTCGATATCGACAGGGCCGCAAGCGGTATCGCCGAAGCCGCATTCTTCAACGCGGGACAAGACTGCACTGCGGCGACCCGGGTGCTCGTGCACGAATCGATCCATGATCAGCTCGTCGACGCGCTGGTCCGGAAAGCGGAAACGCTGAAACCCGGCCTGCCCGAGGACCCGGACACGTTCTACGGCCCGCTCAACAACGCCCGCCACTTCGCCGCGGTACTCGGCAAACTCGCCGCGCTACCCCCGCACGTCAAGGTGGTCACCGGCGGACATCGACTGGGCGAGAAGGGCTTTTTCGTCGAGCCGACGATCGTCACGCAGGTGCGCCAGCACGACGACATCGTCCAGGACGAGACCTTCGGCCCGGTGCTGACCGTGCAACCGTTCCGCGACGAAGCACAGGCCATCGAGTACGCCAACGGCGTCCGCTACGGTTTGGCCGCCAGCGTCTGGACCAAGGATCACGCCACGGTCGAACGCTGCACCCGCGCACTGGATTTCGGTGCGGTGTGGGTGAACTGTCACATCCCACTGGTGGCCGAGATGCCGCACGGCGGCTTCAAGTACTCCGGCTACGGCAAGGACCTTTCCGCCTACAGCGTCGAGGAATACACGCGCGTCAAGCACGTGATGAGCGCGCACGACTAG